In a single window of the Delftia tsuruhatensis genome:
- a CDS encoding DUF2214 family protein has translation MTIEAILASLHLLAILTFVVFLSSQAALCRSEWMSPAVVQRLARLDMIYGLAVVFLVLTGIARLVWGVKGMSWYVSQPLFHLKMTLFVVGALLSIKPTLAFRRWRRALDAGQGLPSATEVTGTRRWVMWQAHVVPVIAVVAVFWARGM, from the coding sequence ATGACGATAGAAGCCATTCTGGCCAGCCTGCACCTGCTGGCGATCCTGACCTTCGTGGTGTTCCTGTCCAGCCAGGCGGCACTGTGTCGCAGCGAATGGATGAGTCCCGCCGTGGTCCAGCGCCTGGCGCGGCTGGACATGATCTATGGGCTGGCCGTGGTGTTCCTGGTGCTGACCGGCATCGCGCGCCTGGTGTGGGGCGTCAAGGGCATGTCCTGGTACGTTTCGCAGCCACTGTTTCATCTGAAGATGACCTTGTTCGTCGTCGGTGCCCTGTTGTCCATCAAGCCCACGCTGGCCTTCCGGCGCTGGCGCCGCGCCCTCGATGCCGGCCAGGGACTGCCTTCTGCCACCGAGGTGACCGGCACGCGCCGCTGGGTGATGTGGCAGGCGCACGTGGTGCCCGTGATCGCGGTCGTCGCGGTGTTCTGGGCACGGGGCATGTAG
- a CDS encoding thiol:disulfide interchange protein DsbA/DsbL, with amino-acid sequence MNRRDFSLAASAAATGALTLGTSAVQAQAAAPKEGKDYIKLGKPAPTSAGAGKVEVVEFFWYSCPHCNAFEPTFAAWKNQAPADVVVHRVPVAFNASFVPQQKLYYAFEGMNLLDTMHARAFHAIHVERNRLAKDEDIFAWVGKQGVDVAKFKEVYNSFTVSNQVRKATQLQQDYEVEGVPAMGVAGRYYTDGTKAGNMTNVLRVVDQLIATARKG; translated from the coding sequence ATGAATCGCCGCGATTTCTCCCTGGCTGCCTCCGCAGCCGCCACTGGCGCGTTGACGCTGGGCACCTCCGCGGTCCAGGCCCAGGCGGCAGCGCCCAAGGAAGGCAAGGACTACATCAAGCTGGGCAAGCCCGCGCCCACCAGCGCTGGCGCCGGCAAGGTCGAGGTGGTCGAGTTCTTCTGGTACAGCTGCCCGCACTGCAACGCGTTCGAGCCCACCTTCGCCGCGTGGAAGAACCAGGCTCCCGCCGACGTGGTCGTGCACCGCGTGCCCGTGGCCTTCAACGCCAGCTTCGTGCCCCAGCAAAAGCTCTACTACGCCTTTGAAGGCATGAACCTGCTGGACACCATGCATGCGCGCGCCTTCCATGCCATCCATGTGGAGCGCAACCGCCTGGCCAAGGACGAGGACATCTTCGCCTGGGTCGGCAAGCAGGGCGTGGACGTGGCCAAGTTCAAGGAGGTCTACAACTCCTTCACCGTGTCCAACCAGGTGCGCAAGGCCACCCAGCTGCAGCAGGACTACGAGGTCGAGGGCGTGCCGGCCATGGGCGTGGCAGGCCGCTACTACACCGATGGCACCAAGGCCGGCAACATGACCAACGTGCTGCGCGTGGTCGACCAGTTGATCGCCACCGCCCGCAAGGGCTGA
- a CDS encoding SPOR domain-containing protein, with product MKTQQRGGTVIGLIIGMIVGLAAALAVAVYVTKVPVPFLTKGGKTADQDAAEAQRNKNWDPNAPLQGRNPAPPPPAAVTPALPGNSTPTPPAVAGGVTPPPAPVDPAKPPAKPDAKADGKTSTDPLGDLVKARSAAAEKAEKAEKADAGFNYFVQAGAFRSQGDADAQRAKLAMLGWEARVSEREQNGITIFRVRVGPFAKRDDAEQLKQKLDGAGVESTLVRAAR from the coding sequence ATGAAGACACAGCAACGTGGGGGCACCGTCATCGGTCTCATCATCGGCATGATCGTCGGCCTGGCAGCAGCCCTGGCCGTTGCCGTCTATGTGACCAAGGTGCCGGTGCCCTTCCTCACCAAGGGTGGCAAGACGGCTGACCAGGACGCGGCCGAGGCCCAGCGCAACAAGAACTGGGATCCCAATGCGCCGTTGCAGGGCAGGAATCCTGCGCCGCCACCCCCGGCTGCCGTGACGCCTGCCCTGCCTGGCAATAGCACGCCGACCCCGCCGGCCGTGGCCGGCGGCGTGACGCCGCCGCCCGCGCCCGTGGATCCTGCCAAGCCCCCCGCCAAGCCGGATGCCAAGGCCGACGGCAAGACCTCGACCGATCCGTTGGGTGACCTGGTCAAGGCACGCTCCGCGGCTGCCGAGAAGGCGGAAAAGGCCGAGAAGGCCGACGCCGGCTTCAACTATTTCGTACAGGCCGGCGCCTTCCGAAGCCAGGGCGATGCCGATGCACAGCGCGCCAAGCTCGCGATGCTGGGCTGGGAGGCGCGCGTGAGCGAGCGCGAGCAAAACGGCATCACCATCTTCCGTGTGCGGGTGGGTCCGTTCGCCAAGCGCGACGATGCCGAGCAGCTCAAGCAAAAGCTCGATGGCGCCGGCGTGGAATCGACTCTGGTGCGCGCGGCGCGATGA
- the argS gene encoding arginine--tRNA ligase — translation MLSVKQELLAALAGELETLSPGAGARAAFESPKVAAHGDFACTAAMQLAKPLKLNPRALGEQLKAALEATPAFQRWVDAIEIAGPGFLNIRLKPAAKQEVIREVLGQPEKFGWQADRGEKVLVEFVSANPTGPLHVGHGRQAALGDAICNLYATQGWGVHREFYYNDAGVQIDTLTKSTQLRAKGFKPGDACWPTDPENPESKAFYNGDYIQDIADDFKVKKTVKADDREFTANGDVEDYDNIRQFAVAYLRNEQDKDLQAFNLHFDQYYLESSLYTNGYVEDAVQRLIAGGHTYELDGALWLRSTDYGDDKDRVMRKKDGNYTYFVPDVAYHIQKFKRGFGKVVNIQGTDHHGTIARVRAGLQAADVGIPAGYPDYVLHTMVRVVRGGEEVKISKRAGSYVTLRDLIEWTSKDAVRFFLLSRKPDTEYTFDVDLAVAQNNDNPVYYVQYAHARICSVLAAWGGDASTLKDVDLSALQGPQAQALMLQLAKYPAMLTSAAEGNAPHDVTFYLRELASLYHSYYDAERILVDDEKVRLARLALISATRQVLHNGLAVLGVSAPQRM, via the coding sequence ATGCTCTCCGTCAAACAGGAACTGCTCGCGGCCCTTGCCGGCGAGCTCGAAACTTTGTCGCCCGGCGCCGGTGCGCGTGCCGCTTTTGAATCTCCCAAGGTGGCTGCCCATGGCGATTTCGCCTGCACGGCCGCCATGCAGCTGGCCAAGCCGCTCAAGCTCAACCCGCGTGCGCTCGGCGAGCAGCTCAAGGCCGCGCTGGAGGCCACGCCCGCCTTCCAGCGCTGGGTCGATGCCATCGAGATCGCCGGTCCCGGCTTTCTGAACATCCGGCTCAAGCCCGCCGCCAAGCAGGAAGTGATCCGCGAGGTGCTGGGCCAGCCCGAGAAGTTCGGCTGGCAGGCCGACCGCGGCGAGAAAGTGCTGGTGGAGTTCGTCTCGGCCAATCCCACCGGCCCGCTGCACGTGGGCCATGGCCGCCAGGCCGCGCTGGGCGATGCCATCTGCAATCTCTACGCCACCCAGGGCTGGGGCGTGCACCGCGAGTTCTACTACAACGACGCGGGCGTGCAGATCGACACGCTGACCAAGAGCACGCAGCTGCGTGCCAAGGGCTTCAAGCCCGGCGACGCCTGCTGGCCCACGGATCCGGAGAATCCGGAAAGCAAGGCCTTCTACAACGGCGACTACATCCAGGACATCGCCGACGATTTCAAGGTGAAGAAGACCGTCAAGGCCGATGACCGCGAATTCACGGCCAATGGCGATGTCGAGGACTACGACAACATCCGCCAGTTCGCCGTCGCCTACCTGCGCAACGAGCAGGACAAGGACCTGCAGGCCTTCAATCTGCACTTCGACCAGTACTACCTCGAATCCAGCCTCTACACCAACGGCTATGTCGAGGATGCCGTGCAGCGCCTGATCGCGGGCGGCCACACCTACGAGCTCGATGGCGCGCTGTGGCTCAGGTCCACCGACTACGGTGACGACAAGGACCGCGTGATGCGCAAGAAGGACGGCAACTACACGTATTTCGTGCCCGATGTCGCCTATCACATCCAGAAGTTCAAGCGCGGCTTCGGCAAGGTCGTCAACATCCAGGGCACCGACCACCACGGCACCATCGCGCGCGTGCGCGCCGGCCTGCAGGCCGCCGATGTGGGCATCCCGGCCGGCTATCCCGACTATGTGCTGCACACCATGGTGCGCGTGGTGCGCGGCGGCGAGGAAGTCAAGATCAGCAAGCGGGCAGGCTCCTACGTCACGCTGCGCGATCTGATCGAGTGGACCAGCAAGGACGCGGTGCGCTTCTTCCTGCTCTCGCGCAAGCCCGACACCGAGTACACCTTCGACGTGGACCTGGCCGTGGCCCAGAACAACGACAACCCCGTGTACTACGTGCAGTACGCCCATGCACGCATCTGCTCCGTGCTGGCGGCCTGGGGTGGCGATGCGTCCACGCTCAAGGATGTGGACCTTTCTGCGCTGCAAGGCCCGCAGGCCCAGGCCCTGATGCTGCAGCTGGCCAAGTACCCGGCCATGCTGACCTCGGCCGCCGAAGGCAATGCACCGCACGACGTGACCTTCTATCTGCGCGAGCTGGCCTCGCTGTACCACAGCTACTACGATGCCGAGCGCATCCTGGTGGACGATGAGAAGGTCAGGCTCGCGCGCCTGGCGCTGATCTCGGCCACGCGCCAGGTATTGCACAATGGCCTGGCGGTGCTGGGCGTCTCGGCCCCGCAACGCATGTAA
- the lptA gene encoding lipopolysaccharide transport periplasmic protein LptA, with product MKQRLSPLLLAAALAAFAGMALAEKADSTKPMNIEADALRHDELKQTSVFTGNVVMTKGTIVLRGAQLDVRQDPEGYQYGVVTAESGKRAFFRQKRDTVPGQPEEFVEGEGEVIEYDGKADLVKFIRRGELRRYRGGQLSDEITGSIIVYNNLTDVFTVDGQKTSGGQPSSTAGQGGRVRAVLAPKEGTPGAQPRPVSPGTPLQPSGTLDSLGGTRR from the coding sequence ATGAAACAACGACTTTCCCCCCTCCTGCTCGCAGCCGCCCTGGCGGCCTTCGCCGGTATGGCTCTGGCTGAAAAGGCCGACAGCACCAAGCCCATGAACATCGAGGCCGACGCGCTGCGCCATGACGAGCTCAAGCAGACCAGCGTGTTCACCGGCAATGTGGTGATGACCAAGGGCACCATCGTGCTGCGCGGCGCACAGCTCGATGTGCGGCAGGACCCGGAAGGCTATCAGTACGGTGTGGTGACGGCCGAGTCCGGCAAGCGCGCCTTCTTCCGGCAAAAGCGCGATACCGTCCCCGGCCAGCCCGAGGAGTTCGTGGAAGGGGAGGGCGAGGTCATCGAATATGACGGCAAGGCCGACCTCGTGAAGTTCATCCGCCGCGGCGAGCTGCGGCGCTACCGTGGCGGCCAGCTCAGCGATGAGATCACGGGCTCCATCATCGTCTACAACAACCTCACCGACGTGTTCACCGTCGATGGACAAAAGACCAGCGGTGGCCAGCCCAGCTCCACGGCCGGCCAGGGCGGGCGCGTTCGCGCTGTTCTGGCGCCCAAGGAAGGCACACCGGGCGCACAGCCGCGTCCTGTGTCGCCTGGCACGCCGCTGCAGCCCAGCGGCACCCTGGACAGCCTGGGTGGAACCAGGCGATGA
- a CDS encoding DUF3016 domain-containing protein yields the protein MAVSTATQAISTVRQASSGWRRWMRMALGAACLGLAAGCATHVPEPGQAGGPRQGAVPAGIVSVTFDDPARFDASRSGPREGEKARRAWVDALGQHLAERAAPRLPTGQKLEVHVTDVQRAGSFEPWRGPQAADVRIVRDIYPPRIDLRFKLLDAGGKLLREGSRQLRDPSFMMRPDLYPNDPLRYEKTLLDDWLREELAR from the coding sequence ATGGCGGTGTCGACTGCAACACAAGCGATATCCACGGTGCGCCAGGCGTCGTCTGGGTGGCGGCGCTGGATGCGCATGGCGCTGGGGGCCGCCTGCCTGGGGCTGGCCGCGGGCTGCGCAACCCATGTGCCGGAGCCCGGTCAGGCCGGCGGGCCACGCCAGGGCGCCGTGCCCGCAGGCATCGTGAGCGTGACTTTTGACGACCCCGCGCGCTTCGATGCCTCGCGCAGCGGCCCGCGCGAGGGCGAGAAGGCACGCCGCGCCTGGGTCGATGCGCTGGGCCAGCACCTGGCCGAGCGCGCTGCTCCCAGGCTGCCTACCGGCCAGAAGCTGGAGGTGCATGTCACCGACGTGCAGCGTGCCGGCAGCTTCGAGCCCTGGCGCGGACCCCAGGCCGCCGATGTGCGCATCGTGCGCGACATCTATCCGCCGCGCATAGACCTGCGCTTCAAGCTGCTGGATGCGGGCGGCAAGCTGCTGCGCGAAGGCAGCCGCCAGTTGCGCGACCCCAGCTTCATGATGCGCCCCGACCTCTATCCCAACGACCCCCTGCGCTATGAGAAGACGCTGCTGGACGACTGGCTGCGCGAAGAACTCGCGCGGTGA
- a CDS encoding LysR family transcriptional regulator, whose amino-acid sequence MDKLKAFESFVSVATRGSLTAAAKAEGVAPAIMGRRLDALEEHLGVKLMVRTTRRISLTHEGSAFLEDCQRLLSDVANAEASVSAGGVKATGHLRITAPAGFGRRHVAPLVPRFRDLHPDVTISLNLSDRVVDLAGEGFDCAVRVGDLPDSALVSVRIADNRRLCVATPGYLERRGTPRHPSELTQHDCLTLSSDASQTRGWAFRIPHPDSGTSEVVHFKPGGPLDCSDGQVLHDWCIGGWGIAWRSTWEVEAEIAAGRLVAVLEEFAAPPNGIFVVFPQRKHMPLRVRLWIDYLKHHYEQPEFWRRTQAA is encoded by the coding sequence ATGGACAAGCTCAAGGCATTCGAGTCTTTCGTATCGGTGGCCACGCGCGGCAGCCTCACGGCGGCCGCCAAGGCCGAAGGCGTGGCGCCGGCCATCATGGGAAGGCGCCTCGATGCCCTGGAGGAGCACCTGGGCGTCAAGCTCATGGTGCGCACCACGCGGCGCATCTCGCTCACGCATGAAGGCAGCGCCTTTCTGGAGGACTGCCAGCGCCTGTTGTCCGATGTGGCCAATGCCGAGGCCAGCGTCAGCGCAGGCGGGGTCAAGGCCACGGGGCATCTGCGCATCACGGCGCCTGCGGGCTTCGGGCGGCGCCATGTCGCGCCCCTGGTGCCGCGGTTCCGCGACCTGCATCCCGACGTCACCATCTCACTGAACCTGAGTGACCGGGTGGTGGACCTGGCTGGCGAAGGGTTCGACTGCGCGGTGCGTGTCGGCGACCTGCCCGATTCGGCCCTGGTCAGCGTGCGCATCGCCGACAACCGGCGTCTGTGCGTTGCCACGCCGGGTTACCTGGAACGCCGTGGCACGCCGCGCCACCCCAGCGAACTCACGCAACACGATTGCCTTACGCTGTCCAGCGACGCTTCGCAGACACGCGGCTGGGCCTTCCGCATTCCGCATCCCGACAGTGGCACCAGCGAGGTCGTGCATTTCAAGCCGGGCGGGCCTCTGGACTGCTCCGACGGCCAGGTGCTGCATGACTGGTGCATCGGCGGCTGGGGCATCGCCTGGCGCAGCACCTGGGAGGTCGAGGCCGAGATCGCCGCCGGGCGCCTGGTGGCGGTGCTGGAGGAGTTCGCGGCACCGCCCAATGGCATCTTCGTGGTCTTTCCCCAGCGCAAGCACATGCCATTGCGCGTGCGCCTGTGGATCGACTATCTCAAGCACCACTACGAGCAGCCGGAGTTCTGGCGCCGTACCCAGGCGGCCTGA